Proteins co-encoded in one Lineus longissimus chromosome 11, tnLinLong1.2, whole genome shotgun sequence genomic window:
- the LOC135496103 gene encoding uncharacterized protein LOC135496103 encodes MRVWLVVLLLAMVTIVLVSAGRRGEREENGRNRRPAGRGRPGQGRPGRGGEGVEEEEGEEAGEVENIEGRRNGKKKPGRPGRPGRPGRPGQWNKKKGKKPRLFAGNAALKKCSWCVLKCKKATQMTFGQCLSTNETSPCYSMCAHASDNMLDCLTCIGECSGTVNAETGKKENAWTCVKKPNAPCKERCAVPTPAPTTEGAGEGEEGEGGEQEEGAAAPPPPPARHWYSWFI; translated from the exons ATGAGG GTTTGGCTCGTAGTACTTTTGCTGGCAATGGTGACCATCGTCTTGGTGTCCGCCGGCAGACGCGGTGAGAGAGAAGAGAATGGTCGCAACAGGCGCCCAGCTGGCAGAGGTCGTCCAGGTCAAGGACGCCCCGGGCGTGGTGGTGAGGgggttgaagaagaagaaggtgaaGAAGCAGGAGAAGTCGAGAATATTGAAGGCCGTCGCAACGGAAAGAAGAAACCCGGAAGACCGGGCAGACCAGGGAGACCAGGTAGACCAGGCCAATGGAACAAAAAGAAAGGCAAGAAACCACGCTTATTCGCCGGAAACGCCGCATTGAAGAAGTGCTCATGGTGCGTACTCAAATGTAAGAAAGCTACCCAAATGACCTTCGGGCAGTGTCTTAGCACCAACGAGACCAGCCCGTGCTACAGTATGTGCGCCCATGCCTCCGACAACATGCTTGACTGTCTGACATGCATTGGTGAGTGCAGTGGTACCGTCAACGCGGAGACTGGCAAGAAGGAGAACGCCTGGACCTGCGTCAAGAAACCCAATGCGCCTTGCAAGGAGAGGTGTGCCGTCCCAACCCCCGCCCCAACCACCGAGGGAGCGGGTGAAggtgaagaaggagaaggaggagaACAAGAAGAAGGTGCTGCtgccccaccaccaccaccagcacgACACTGGTATTCTTGGTTCATCTAA
- the LOC135495877 gene encoding uncharacterized protein LOC135495877 gives MFLQQESRRLADELQHMQTQLQALSDSRQRASRDWISSRWASTPIPPQPNFSSVEATCSKARCTMPTAEATAHAVDINTGIDPPQCRTPPVLPARDPSPTNHEKSADSGFDLSKAISTLADVLVRRGEGLPKKEPEVFKGDIFSYPSWKNSFNVLVEGRYPSAMDRLYYLGRYTAGDAKRCIKGLLDLNTCEAYAKAKQILEERFGDRLKLSENFRNRLDKWPSVKPGDGKGMQELSDFLCECETAMTSLSNLSILNDAIEQRRVIDKLPRFMQERWLTVVDKWRFGADSDGSGQVVNDSYPPFSRLVQFVKKHARIMSNPILDRSSSAPTKSVVSVKPAQRSSFATGTETITEKATGPTKCVLCPKDNTHAIDSCVKFKNMSLSDRKEAVKKHGLCLGCLKWGHRVRDCKSKHKCKTCSRAHPTLLHDDSFKPVESTVHCTESSDVGSECLHTMIVPVYVYHVDDPSREVLVYTLLDDQSDTCFVSESVLEGIDKRGDSTYLKINTVLAEGVVPAERVTGLMVRGFGESAKISLPVVFSRKGIGACRSQIPRQTSAKQWRHLKGVAPKIMPYREDIEIGMLIGQNCARAIRPRQIVAGGEDDPYGVKTALGWGVVGRMDKLGSRLANSQDRFVYRTRTKEINPSDILQVLGQDFADTNDVDSHSLSVEDRLFIEKVSSGIKLRDDGHFEIPLPFREDQVRLPNNRVMAMKRTQSLKARIRKDAKYGEEYVKFMSKLIDAGQAERVPENELDLDNGSVWYIPHHMVSHPHKEGKYRVVFDCAASYQGEALNGHLLRGPDLINNLVGVLARFRKEEVAFTCDVQGMFLQVVVPPRHRNYLRFLWWEDGDVSKEPVDYRCTVHLFGATSSANCANYALKATAERFKDDYEPQVATFFNRNFYVDDGATSVLTTSQAISLALGSVSMAGKGGFTLHKILCNNKEVLKHIPNQYLSENLQCLELGNTQLPVEKTLGVVWCVESDMLRFRVEIKDKPLTRRGLLSTVSSIYDPLGLISPFILTGKRILKELCLSGSSWDDPLPDNVRNEWERWRTELLELPKVSIPRCYRAGTLEGPVTNVELHHFSDACFSGYGQCSYVRLEDATGNCTTSLVMAKSRVTPAKAVTIPRLELTAALLSARVGKFLGKELDYDQIEHFYYTDSMVVLGYVNNESRNFHIFVANRVQEIRDLTNIANWRHVDTAQNPADMASRGMNVSELSASRLWWQGPEFLVSGPVPTLPECPVVKDDPELKKFVFKTDVVPVPEVPDMESRFANFSSLLKLKRAMAVSMKYARKLKNKDPDTCPPVTTDDLKQAEDQIIRLVQGKAYPEELASLSKGTRSAVKAGSKIAPLDPFLDDKGIIRVGGRLSRSSMSYEVKHPVLIPRTCHLASLIVKRFHQKVGHSGRGMTLNSIRQAGFWIVNARSIVAKFIMGCVCCRKLRGNPCVQKMSDLPTDRLEPAAPFSYAAVDLFGPYTVKSGRSEPKRWGVMFTCLASRAIHIETANQLTTDSFLNAYRRCVSRRGKIRFLRCDRGSNFVGGQNQLLAALQEMDRDKIKHELLKDDCDWVDFEMNFPVSSHMGGVWERMIGAARKVLSALLMGTGAQLDDELLRTLLCEVEYIVNSRPLTVVDSTSADLEPLSPIQLLTLKSQVVKPPPGKFVKQDIYSKKRWRCVQALANQFWERWRGEFLVMLQPRKKWLSQQRNLEPGDVVMLVEEGQPRCAWPLARVTKVCPSQDKLVRKVEIFVGKTKSLLDRPVHKLILLVKNRDNPVEESETLE, from the coding sequence ATGTTTCTCCAACAGGAGAGTAGGAGATTGGCTGATGAACTGCAGCATATGCAGACGCAGTTGCAAGCACTGTCAGATAGTCGGCAGAGAGCATCGAGGGACTGGATTTCCTCTCGTTGGGCGTCGACGCCCATTCCGCCACAGCCAAATTTCTCCTCCGTTGAAGCCACATGTAGCAAGGCGAGATGCACTATGCCCACTGCAGAGGCTACAGCTCATGCCGTGGATATAAATACTGGCATTGATCCTCCGCAATGCAGGACGCCTCCTGTTTTGCCTGCTAGGGACCCCAGTCCAACTAATCATGAGAAGTCCGCTGACAGTGGCTTTGATCTTTCGAAGGCAATATCGACTCTCGCCGATGTGTTGGTGCGGCGGGGGGAAGGACTTCCTAAAAAGGAACCGGAAGTTTTCAAAGGCGACATCTTTTCGTATCCATCCTGGAAAAATTCATTTAATGTGTTGGTTGAGGGCAGATACCCATCAGCTATGGACAGATTGTACTATCTCGGTCGTTACACTGCAGGAGATGCAAAGCGTTGCATTAAAGGCCTGCTTGATTTGAACACCTGTGAAGCATATGCTAAGGCAAAGCAGATTCTCGAAGAGCGTTTCGGAGATCGGTTGAAGTTGTCTGAGAACTTTCGTAATCGCTTAGACAAGTGGCCGTCAGTCAAGCCTGGTGACGGTAAAGGCATGCAGGAGCTATCGGATTTCTTGTGCGAGTGTGAGACGGCTATGaccagtttgtcaaatctgaGTATTTTGAATGACGCGATTGAGCAACGCCGTGTGATAGACAAGTTACCTCGTTTTATGCAAGAAAGGTGGCTCACAGTTGTGGATAAATGGAGATTTGGAGCTGATAGTGACGGGTCCGGCCAGGTTGTGAACGACTCATATCCACCATTTTCCAGACTTGTACAGTTTGTAAAGAAACACGCGCGAATCATGTCAAATCCAATCCTGGATAGGTCGTCCAGCGCACCTACCAAATCCGTTGTTAGTGTGAAACCTGCGCAGAGATCCAGCTTCGCTACCGGAACAGAAACTATAACTGAAAAGGCCACAGGGCCAACAAAGTGTGTGCTCTGTCCAAAGGACAACACTCATGCAATTGACTCATGTGTGAAATTCAAGAATATGTCTCTTAGTGATAGAAAGGAAGCCGTAAAGAAGCATGGGTTGTGCCTGGGGTGCCTTAAATGGGGTCATCGGGTTAGGGACTGCAAAAGCAAGCATAAATGCAAAACCTGCTCTCGTGCCCACCCCACGCTTCTTCACGACGACtctttcaaacctgttgaatctACTGTGCATTGTACAGAGTCAAGTGATGTGGGCTCAGAATGTCTGCACACTATGATTGTGCCAGTGTATGTGTATCATGTAGACGACCCCTCGCGGGAGGTGTTGGTTTACACATTGTTGGATGATCAATCTGACACTTGTTTCGTATCTGAGTCAGTGCTGGAGGGCAttgataagagaggtgatagcaCCTATCTCAAAATCAACACAGTGTTGGCAGAAGGTGTTGTGCCAGCTGAGCGGGTGACAGGCCTCATGGTCCGGGGTTTTGGtgaatctgcaaaaataagccTCCCTGTAGTCTTTTCGCGTAAAGGCATCGGTGCCTGCCGCTCACAGATACCGCGTCAAACCAGCGCGAAACAGTGGCGCCACCTCAAAGGGGTGGCACCTAAGATTATGCCATACCGTGAGGATATCGAGATTGGCATGTTGATCGGTCAAAATTGCGCGCGCGCCATCAGGCCAAGGCAGATTGTCGCTGGGGGAGAAGATGATCCGTATGGTGTTAAAACGGCGCTAGGTTGGGGCGTGGTTGGCAGGATGGATAAATTAGGGTCAAGGCTTGCTAATTCACAAGATCGTTTCGTGTACAGAACTCGTACAAAAGAAATTAACCCCTCTGATATTTTGCAGGTACTCGGCCAAGACTTTGCCGATACTAATGATGTTGATTCTCATTCTCTATCTGTTGAAGACAGGTTGTTCATTGAAAAGGTTTCCAGTGGCATCAAACTCCGTGATGATGGACACTTTGAAATTCCCCTCCCGTTTCGTGAGGATCAGGTGAGACTTCCCAACAACCGAGTGATGGCTATGAAGCGTACGCAGAGTCTCAAGGCGAGGATTAGAAAGGATGCTAAGTATGGTGAAGAATATGTGAAATTCATGAGTAAGCTCATAGATGCCGGCCAGGCTGAGAGAGTGCCAGAAAACGAATTAGATCTGGACAATGGTTCTGTATGGTACATTCCCCATCACATGGTCTCACATCCTCACAAGGAGGGTAAGTATAGGGTCGTGTTTGATTGCGCCGCGTCCTATCAAGGAGAGGCATTGAATGGCCATTTGCTCCGGGGACCGGATTTAATAAACAATCTTGTCGGTGTCCTGGCCCGCTTCAGGAAGGAAGAAGTGGCATTCACGTGTGATGTCCAGGGTATGTTTCTACAGGTGGTCGTGCCCCCCCGCCACAGAAATTATTTGCGATTTCTGTGGTGGGAGGACGGCGATGTCAGCAAGGAGCCAGTTGATTACAGGTGTACTGTGCATCTATTTGGCGCGACCTCGTCTGCAAATTGCGCAAACTATGCCCTAAAGGCAACAGCTGAGAGATTCAAGGACGACTACGAGCCCCAGGTGGCGACTTTCTTTAACAGGAATTTCTATGTAGATGATGGGGCCACCTCCGTTTTGACAACAAGTCAGGCTATTAGCCTAGCTTTGGGCTCTGTGAGTATGGCTGGGAAGGGAGGGTTCACCCTTCACAAGATACTTTGCAACAATAAAGAGGTGTTGAAACATATTCCCAATCAATACTTGTCAGAGAACCTCCAATGTCTTGAGCTTGGTAATACTCAACTACCTGTTGAAAAGACTctaggagttgtgtggtgtgtTGAATCTGACATGCTACGATTTAGGGTGGAGATCAAAGACAAGCCATTGACCAGACGTGGCTTGTTATCCACCGTCAGTTCCATCTATGATCCCCTTGGTCTAATATCGCCTTTCATACTTACAGGAAAACGAATTCTGAAGGAGTTGTGTTTGAGTGGTTCTTCCTGGGACGACCCTCTTCCTGACAATGTAAGGAACGAGTGGGAAAGATGGAGGACCGAGCTGCTAGAATTGCCCAAGGTTTCCATTCCTAGGTGTTATCGGGCTGGCACGCTTGAAGGGCCGGTGACTAATGTCGAGCTACATCATTTCAGTGATGCTTGCTTCTCTGGGTATGGTCAGTGCAGTTATGTTCGGCTTGAAGACGCTACCGGTAACTGCACTACTTCTCTGGTGATGGCCAAGTCGAGGGTTACTCCTGCCAAAGCTGTGACAATTCCCAGGCTGGAGTTAACTGCGGCACTCCTGTCAGCTAGGGTTGGTAAGTTCCTTGGCAAAGAACTAGATTATGACCAGATAGAACATTTCTACTATACTGATAGCATGGTTGTGCTTGGCTATGTGAATAATGAAAGcagaaattttcacatttttgttgCAAATAGGGTGCAGGAAATTAGAGACTTGACTAACATAGCCAATTGGAGACATGTTGACACTGCGCAGAATCCTGCTGACATGGCATCACGTGGCATGAATGTTTCTGAGCTTTCAGCTAGCCGCCTTTGGTGGCAGGGCCCAGAATTTCTCGTTTCAGGACCAGTGCCGACCCTTCCTGAATGTCCAGTGGTGAAAGATGACCCTGAGCTGAAGAAGTTCGTGTTCAAGACAGATGTTGTTCCTGTACCAGAGGTGCCTGACATGGAAAGCAGGTTCGCCAACTTCTCCTCTCTGTTGAAACTGAAGAGGGCCATGGCTGTGAGCATGAAGTATGCCAGGAAATTGAAGAACAAGGATCCTGACACTTGTCCTCCAGTCACTACTGATGACCTGAAGCAGGCAGAGGATCAGATAATAAGGTTAGTCCAAGGTAAGGCGTATCCTGAAGAGCTAGCATCCCTGAGCAAAGGGACTAGATCTGCTGTCAAAGCTGGCAGCAAAATTGCGCCATTGGATCCCTTCCTGGATGATAAGGGGATTATTAGAGTTGGTGGTCGCCTGAGTCGATCATCCATGTCATATGAAGTCAAGCATCCAGTCTTGATTCCGCGTACTTGTCACTTGGCTAGCTTGATAGTTAAACGTTTCCACCAGAAGGTTGGTCATTCCGGTAGAGGAATGACGTTAAACAGTATCAGACAGGCTGGGTTTTGGATTGTAAATGCCCGGTCGATAGTTGCTAAGTTCATCATGGGCTGTGTGTGTTGTAGAAAGCTTCGGGGAAACCCCTGTGTTCAAAAAATGTCTGACCTGCCTACCGACCGCTTGGAGCCAGCCGCCCCCTTCAGCTATGCTGCCGTTGATCTATTTGGCCCTTACACTGTCAAGTCCGGTCGTAGCGAACCCAAGCGTTGGGGTGTTATGTTCACGTGTCTGGCCAGTCGTGCGATTCATATCGAGACCGCAAATCAATTGACCACAGATTCATTTCTCAATGCGTACCGCCGATGTGTGAGTAGACGTGGCAAAATCCGATTTTTGCGATGCGATCGTGGTTCGAACTTCGTAGGTGGACAGAATCAATTGTTAGCAGCTTTGCAGGAAATGGATCGCGATAAGATCAAGCATGAGTTGCTGAAAGACGATTGTGACTGGGTTGATTTCGAAATGAACTTTCCTGTGAGCAGTCACATGGGCGGTGTATGGGAACGAATGATTGGCGCAGCGCGTAAGGTGTTGTCTGCTCTGCTCATGGGCACAGGAGCTCAGCTTGATGACGAGTTGTTACGTACATTACTCTGCGAGGTTGAGTACATAGTTAACTCGCGCCCGTTAACAGTTGTAGATTCCACTTCTGCGGACCTAGAGCCCCTGTCACCAATTCAGCTGCTTACCCTGAAATCTCAGGTGGTGAAGCCACCGCCGGGCAAGTTCGTTAAACAGGACATATACTCTAAGAAAAGGTGGCGTTGTGTACAGGCTCTTGCTAACCAATTTTGGGAGCGTTGGCGTGGCGAATTTTTGGTAATGCTGCAGCCTAGGAAGAAATGGCTCAGCCAGCAGAGAAATCTTGAGCCTGGTGATGTTGTAATGCTCGTAGAAGAGGGCCAGCCTAGATGCGCATGGCCTCTGGCTCGTGTTACAAAGGTGTGTCCTAGTCAGGACAAGTTGGTCAGAAAGGTTGAAATTTTTGTTGGGAAAACCAAATCCCTGTTGGATAGACCAGTACATAAGTTGATCCTCCTGGTAAAGAACCGGGACAATCCTGTTGAGGAGAGTGAAACTCTGGAGTAG